The DNA sequence GCTCCTGGCCGGGCCGGCGCTCACCCTGGCCCTGCGGAACCGTGGGATCCAGGTGGGCGCCGTCTCGGCTCCCAAGCAGACGGAGACCACCCAGCGCTGGAAGGTCTCCCTGACCGTGGAGGGGAGCGCGGTGCCGCTGCCGACGAAGATCGAGTTCTCCCGCCGGGCCGCCTCCGACGAGGCCGTGCTGGAGGTGGTCTCTCCGAGCGTCCTGGCGGAGCACCAGTCGATGACCTTCCTCGCGCCGCACTATCCGCTCGCGGCTGCGCTGCGGCAGAAGGTCGAGGCCCTGGCCGATCGCCGGGAGGTCCAGGCGCGGGACGTCTTCGACCTGGGGGCCGTGCTCATCCCCAGGACGGGAGGCAAGACGGAGCCGCTCACCGGGGTCCGCGCCGACATCACGGCGGCTTTGGAGCGGGCCCTGACCCTCTCTCACGCCGACTACGTGAGCCAGGTGGTGTCGTACCTGCACCCGGACCACCGGGACACGCTCGGCTCCTCCGAGTCCTGGGACGCCATCCAGCTGAAGGTCGTCGAGTACCTGGACGTGGCGTCGAGCCGCCTCCGGGAGCCAGCGCGATGAGGGCCACGGTCGCGCTCGGCCGGCTCCGGTCCCTCCGCGTCCCGGCCGTGACCACGGCCGACGCCGCGGTCGCGCTCGGCCTGACGGTGACGGCCGCCAGCCAGGCCCTGCGCCGGCTCGCCGCGGCGGGCCTGGTGACGCCCGTTCGCAAGGGGCTCTGGGCGCTGCGCGAGTCCCCGGACGCGCTCACGCTGGCGGACTACGTCACGATGCCCCACCCGAGCTACGTCTCCCTGCAGAGCGCCCTCTACCTGCACGGGATGATCGATCAGATCCCCGCCGCGACGTACCTCGTGTCGCTGGGGCGCAGCGCCCGCCTCCGCACCAAGGTCGGTCCGTACAGCGTCCACCAGGTCGCTCCGGCGCTGTTCGGCGGCGCGGTGCTGGATCCCCGCACCGGCGTCAGGCTGGCCACACCCGAGAAGGCGCTCGTCGACTTCCTCTACCTGTCCACCACCAGGTCCCGGCTCTTCGCGCGGCTGCCGGAGCTGGAG is a window from the Anaeromyxobacter sp. genome containing:
- a CDS encoding nucleotidyl transferase AbiEii/AbiGii toxin family protein; amino-acid sequence: MTIRMVSKLQAVEHFHLQVARLLLSGPDKGAFAIKGGCNLRFFFESLRYSEDIDFDIGERVPVHVLKDKVARLLAGPALTLALRNRGIQVGAVSAPKQTETTQRWKVSLTVEGSAVPLPTKIEFSRRAASDEAVLEVVSPSVLAEHQSMTFLAPHYPLAAALRQKVEALADRREVQARDVFDLGAVLIPRTGGKTEPLTGVRADITAALERALTLSHADYVSQVVSYLHPDHRDTLGSSESWDAIQLKVVEYLDVASSRLREPAR
- a CDS encoding type IV toxin-antitoxin system AbiEi family antitoxin domain-containing protein, with the translated sequence MRATVALGRLRSLRVPAVTTADAAVALGLTVTAASQALRRLAAAGLVTPVRKGLWALRESPDALTLADYVTMPHPSYVSLQSALYLHGMIDQIPAATYLVSLGRSARLRTKVGPYSVHQVAPALFGGAVLDPRTGVRLATPEKALVDFLYLSTTRSRLFARLPELELPATFSARAARACCSAWELCQPLNPAARLVIFLPWHSPGRRPPR